DNA sequence from the Odontesthes bonariensis isolate fOdoBon6 chromosome 18, fOdoBon6.hap1, whole genome shotgun sequence genome:
AGAGTTTAACCCAAATTTATTTCATCTAACCTGCTGGATTTATCCcaaaatggataaaaaaaataaactgggaTATGTTGATGTATTCTAATATTTACCAAAATCATATTCTTTCTCTGACTTCAACAGCTTTTCAGTGAAACATTTATGTTAATAAAACATACTAAAGAACACCTGATTGGGTATTTTTGCTGCAGTAAAGGCAATCATACACCTTTTTAAACAGCAGATGGCAGTTTTAACCAACAAATGCCTGGGAAAAGTACCTCCCAGCGCACCGATGATGCACTTCCATGTCTCATACAGTTGGAATATCTGTCACAACTCCCACAGCGGCCCTGAAACCAACCTCAGCGGCTTCCTTCTCGAACTTCTCGATGGTTCTCTTGTCGATTCCTCCGCACTTGTAGATCAGGTGGCCGGTGGTTGTGGACTTGCCGGAGTCGACATGGCCAATGACCACGATGTTGATGTGGATCTTTTCCTTTCCCATTTCGGTTGACCGACTACAGACAAACGGGCATTGGTTATGAGTTTATTAAACAAAGGTTTAATCgtccatttttatttaaaaaaaaaaaaaaaaaaaaaatacagacggAGGGAGCCCATTGAAAGCCTGTGGCTTTGTGACCTGGCCGTTAAATTCAAATATAAACATCTTGAGTAGTTGTATCTCTTTAAAGTTCTATGTTTACATAACAGCGTTTTAATGGAAATTTCATATTCATAAGTACAAAATGTGTGAGCATTAACCTCACTATATAACCAGTCAACATACGGGAATCTTAATGACGTTTCAACATGCAGTGACTGACGCAATCGACGTTTTAACGTTGAGAGCAACAAAGTTTAACTGTcgagtcttaaaaaaaaaaaaaaaaaaaaatgagtcatGGATGTCAAGatgtttatataaaaaaaaaaaaaaaaaaaaaaaaaaaaatgagtcatGGATGTCAAGatgtttatataaaaaaaaaaaaaaaaaaaaattaaataaaggtAAATGTTCCTTTACGACACCGGAAAGTGACGCCGATGGGTCACGCGCCATGTGCCACACCGGCTACTAGCCTCCATGTTGCGCACAGCCGCCATGTTGTTAACCGTTGCAGGCGCGTTCATGTCAGCCAGCATAGTGTAGATGTGCGCGTTCACGAAGGTAGAAAGGACAAGCGTGACTGGCAGAATCCTTTTTGGTGGAGCATTTTCCCCCACACCTAGGCATATTTATCCTCATCAAAACCAGCCTGGTTAATGCGGATTTTGTCAAATCCAACTCAAGTGTTCAAGCACGTTCCCATATGCAAATAATCCAGTTTTTAAAGGCAAGCAGCATCAGATTAGTCAGACCAACATGAGCAGATTACAAGTTTCCTGCACTCCCATGTCACCTCACCTCCTGTTCATATTCCACCTTCAGCTCTTTAAAAACAAAGCATGCATCTTAAAGTCTTACTTACGCCTttaaaatgaagacaaaaaaagtaCCAACCTGTGCCCAGCAACTACCACAACGTCCTGGAATTAAAGCAGTGGCAAAAAAGGACAGAATGTGAGCTGTGCCGAGTTTATATACCGTCACAGCAAAGGGAGGGCTGCGCAGGCTCTGGTTGGTGTCTGACTAAAATAAGGGGTGTTATTGGCTGGGGGAGCATGCCTGCTATGGAGGCGATTGGACGAGAAGTGCATCACTGGACACCGATGGCATGGTCAAAAACAGCTGCATCACAGTCGGTCTCGCCTGTCAAAGCTAAAAACTACACCAACTGCAACAGTGAAGGACCCAGACGAGCCAATTTCAATTTTTtcaaagacatttattttattagttaCCAGCAGCTTTTCTTTCCAATTTAATTTtgtggcatttttttttaacattgaaATACacttctaaaccattttttttccaacttaaCTGAGAAGAGGCACCGTCCTGTGATTCAGTAAGTGACAATGCCACAGAGTTCTTTTTTCCTGCGAAAACTTTTGCGATGGGTTTTAATCAGCATAAGCCAGTCCTTGAGGTGAGAGCTGTGCCTCGGAGAAGATGACCCAGGATGGGAAGATGATAGAGGGGAGGGGGTGGCCCGCTGCTGCCGGCACACGTCTGATCGCTGGGTGTCCTGCACGACCATTCATTTCTTCTTCTGGGCCTTCTCTGCGGCCTTGGTCATCTTGCCGGAAATCTCCTTGGTGTCGACGGCCTTGATGACACCGACAGCCACGGTCTGCCTCATGTCACGCACAGCGAAGCGACCTGGAACGGAAGGGTGAGCAGAAGTTAATAACTGTAACATCACTTTGCATACAGTTTTGGGTTTACAGAGTGTTTGGGGTTCGAAAACTTACCAAGGGGAGGGTAGTTGGAGAAGGGCTCCACAACCATGGGCTTTTGTGGGATGAGCTTAACGATGGCGGCGTCTCCAGACTTGACGAACTTGGGGTTGTCCTCAAGCTTCTTGCCAGAACGACGGTCGATCTTCTCGATGAGCTCGTTGAACTTGCAGGCGATGTGAGCGGTGTGGCAGTCCAGCACGGGGGCGTAGCCCTGGGCGATCTGTCCGGGGTGGTTCAGGATGATGACCTGTGGATGCAGGTAGCGTTAGaaaccaacaacaaaaaaacaaaaaaacaaaaaccaaaccATGATGTTTCAAAGGGCACCTACCTGGGCGTTGAAGCTGGCGGCGGCCTTGGGAGGGTCGCTCTTGCTGTCACCAGCGACGTATCCACGACGGATTTCCTTGACGGACACGTTCTTGATGTTGAAGCCGACGTTGTCGCCGGGGACGGCCTCGGGCAGAGACTCGTGGTGCATCTCCACAGACTTGACCTCAGTGGTCAGGTTGGGGGGAGCGAAGGTGACGACCATGCCGGGCTTCAGGAGTCCGGTCTCAACACGGCCGACGGGTACGGTTCCGATACCTGTTAAGAATAATGCGTTTAGGCACCGAATACAGAACAGTTTGTGTGTAACTTAGCATCTAATATACTGTTCTTACCGCCGATTTTGTAGACGTCCTGCAGGGGCAGACGGAGGGGCTTGTCGGTGGGGCGGGAGGGTGGCAGGATGGCATCCAGAGCCTCCAGCAGAGTGGTTCCACTGCCATTGCCCTCCTTGCGCTCAACCTTCCAGCCCTTGAACCAGCCCATCTGAAACGGGGAGATGAAAGGATTAATGGGATATTCAAAAGTGACAGAAGTAGTCAGGCGGGTTGAGAAGCACCCATCAAGCAGGAGACGCTCACCTTGTCACTGGCCTCCAGCATGTTGTCTCCGTGCCATCCGGAGATGGGGACAAAGGCGACGGCGGCTGGGTTGTAGCCGATCTTCTTGATGTAGGTGCTCACTTCCTTTTGGATTTCCTCGAAACGCTTCTGGCTGTAAGGGGGCTCGGTGGAGTCCATCTTGTTGACGCCAACGATGAGCTGCTTCACACCGAGGGTGAAAGCCAGCAGGGCGTGCTCACGGGTCTGTCCGTTCTTGGAGATACCAGCCTCGAACTCACCAACACCGGCAGCAACGATCAGCACGGCGCAGTCagcctaaaaataaataaatttactcAGATTCAAACCCTCTAAAGCAAAAAAGATGAGCTCCAACTGACATCAGGTTACTGGTGCTTACCTGAGAAGTACCAGTGATCATGTTCTTGATGAAGTCCCTGTGTCCAGGGGCATCAATGATGGTCACGTAGTACCTGCTGGTCTCAAACTTCCACAGAGCGATGTCGATGGTGATACCACGCTCACGCTCGGCCTTCAGTTTGTCCAGCACCCAGGCGTACTTGAAGGAACCCTTTCCCATCTACAGAAAAAATATCAATACATTACTG
Encoded proteins:
- the LOC142367928 gene encoding elongation factor 1-alpha, with product MGKEKIHINIVVIGHVDSGKSTSTGHLIYKCGGIDKRTIEKFEKEAAEMGKGSFKYAWVLDKLKAERERGITIDIALWKFETSRYYVTIIDAPGHRDFIKNMITGTSQADCAVLIVAAGVGEFEAGISKNGQTREHALLAFTLGVKQLIVGVNKMDSTEPPYSQKRFEEIQKEVSTYIKKIGYNPAAVAFVPISGWHGDNMLEASDKMGWFKGWKVERKEGNGSGTTLLEALDAILPPSRPTDKPLRLPLQDVYKIGGIGTVPVGRVETGLLKPGMVVTFAPPNLTTEVKSVEMHHESLPEAVPGDNVGFNIKNVSVKEIRRGYVAGDSKSDPPKAAASFNAQVIILNHPGQIAQGYAPVLDCHTAHIACKFNELIEKIDRRSGKKLEDNPKFVKSGDAAIVKLIPQKPMVVEPFSNYPPLGRFAVRDMRQTVAVGVIKAVDTKEISGKMTKAAEKAQKKK